From a single Aquarana catesbeiana isolate 2022-GZ linkage group LG09, ASM4218655v1, whole genome shotgun sequence genomic region:
- the LOC141107118 gene encoding peptidoglycan-recognition protein SC2-like has translation MLRTLALLAALCAVTYGCPTILTKSQWGGRAATCRTAMATPVTYVVVHHTEGTACSTQSACITQAKNIQNYHMNSNGWCDIGYNFLVGEDGQAYEGRGWTSVGAHAPNYNSNSIGISVFGSFMNSNPNTAAQNAVKNLISCGVTKGYIKSAYILKGHRNVTATDCPGNTFYNTVKTWPRFQA, from the exons ATGCTGCGTACCCTCGCCCTCCTCGCTGCCCTCTGCGCAGTCACTTATG GCTGCCCCACCATCCTGACCAAGTCCCAATGGGGAGGACGTGCCGCAACCTGCCGCACCGCCATGGCCACTCCCGTCACCTATGTCGTCGTTCACCACACTGAGGGAACTGCCTGCTCCACCCAGTCCGCCTGCATCACCCAAGCCAAGAATATACAGAACTACCACATGAACAGCAACGGCTGGTGTGACATCGGATACAA TTTCCTTGTTGGAGAGGATGGTCAGGCGTATGAGGGCCGTGGCTGGACATCCGTTGGAGCTCACGCTCCTAATTACAACTCCAACTCCATCGGTATCAGCGTCTTTGGATCCTTTATGA ACTCCAACCCCAACACCGCCGCCCAGAATGCAGTCAAGAATCTTATCAGTTGTGGTGTCACCAAAGGTTACATCAAGTCTGCTTACATCCTGAAAGGACATCGCAATGTCACCGCCACCGACTGTCCTGGAAACACCTTCTACAACACTGTGAAGACCTGGCCCCGCTTCCAGGCCTAA